A single genomic interval of Lathyrus oleraceus cultivar Zhongwan6 chromosome 7, CAAS_Psat_ZW6_1.0, whole genome shotgun sequence harbors:
- the LOC127104387 gene encoding deoxyhypusine synthase, whose product MSESKQEQDTVIASVHSTVFKESENLHGKCLQIEGYDFNRGVDYQNLLKSMLTTGFQASNLGDAIQVVNQMLDWRLVDETIAEDCSDEEKDLEYRKSVDCKVFLGFTSNLISSGVRDVVKYLCQHHMVHVVVTTTGGIEEDLIKCLAPTYKGDFSLPGAYLRSKGLNRIGNLLVPNDNYCKFEDWIIPIFDQMLKEQNDENVLWTPSKLIARLGKEINNESSYLYWAYKNNIPVYCPGLTDGSLGDMLYFHSFHNPGLIVDIVQDIRAMNGEAVHANPRKTGMIILGGGLPKHHICNANMMRNGADYAVFINTAQEFDGSDSGARPDEAVSWGKIRGSAKTVKVHCDATIAFPLLVAETFASRTKPQH is encoded by the exons ATGAGTGAGTCAAAGCAAGAACAAGACACTGTTATAGCTTCAGTTCATTCAACCGTCTTCAAAGAATCAGAAAATCTCCATGGAAAGTGTCTCCAAATCGAGGGTTACGATTTCAACCGCGGCGTTGACTATCAAAATCTTCTCAAATCCATGCTCACTACTGGATTTCAAGCTTCCAATCTCGGCGATGCAATTCAAGTCGTTAATCAAATG TTAGATTGGAGGCTGGTTGATGAAACTATTGCTGAGGATTGTAGTGACGAAGAGAAGGATTTGGAGTACCGGAAATCTGTTGATTGTAAAGTGTTTTTGGGTTTCACTTCTAATCTTATTTCTTCTGGTGTTAGAGATGTTGTAAAATACCTTTGTCAGCATCACATG GTTCATGTAGTTGTTACAACTACAGGTGGTATTGAAGAAGATCTTATAAAGTGCCTTGCACCAACATATAAAGGAGACTTCTCTTTGCCTGGAGCTTATCTTCGTTCAAAAGGATTGAATCGAATTGGTAATTTATTGGTCCCTAATGACAATTATTGCAAATTCGAGGACTGGATTATTCCTATttttgatcaaatgttgaaggAACAAAATGATGAG AATGTGCTGTGGACACCATCCAAGTTAATAGCTCGATTGGGAAAAGAAATTAATAATGAAAGCTCCTACCTTTACTGGGCATACAAG AACAATATTCCGGTTTATTGTCCAGGATTAACCGATGGCTCATTGGGTGACATGCTGTACTTCCATTCCTTCCACAACCCTGGTCTGATTGTGGACATAGTACAAG ATATAAGGGCCATGAATGGTGAAGCCGTTCATGCAAATCCTAGGAAGACAGGCATGATTATTTTAGGAGGCGGCCTTCCAAAGCATCACATTTGCAATGCCAATATGATGCGCAATGGTGCTGACTATGCGGTTTTTATTAACACTGCACAAGAATTTGACGGAAGTGACTCTGGAGCTCGTCCAGATGAGGCTGTTTCATGGGGGAAAATACGAGGATCTGCTAAAACCGTTAAG GTACATTGTGATGCAACTATAGCATTCCCTCTGCTGGTTGCTGAAACATTTGCTTCGAGAACAAAACCTCAACATTGA
- the LOC127104389 gene encoding uncharacterized protein LOC127104389, whose product MAYSVTKGSSASGFSFTEHWLLMISITLICGILGYLIYDAIMATASELLQRLLVISPLLLIIIVHWLSTGSQLNFPMPGSEPSAIHRAGGSPWGVAFVLLLLFFLISYQPSLHDLIS is encoded by the coding sequence ATGGCTTATTCAGTAACAAAAGGCTCATCAGCTTCTGGTTTCAGTTTCACAGAACACTGGCTTTTGATGATATCCATTACCCTCATTTGTGGAATTCTTGGTTACTTAATCTATGATGCAATAATGGCTACTGCATCAGAGCTGCTGCAACGTTTGTTGGTAATTTCTCCATTGCTTTTAATCATCATTGTTCATTGGCTCTCCACTGGTAGCCAGTTGAACTTTCCCATGCCAGGATCTGAACCAAGTGCTATCCATAGAGCTGGTGGTTCTCCTTGGGGTGTTGCCTTTGTCCTTTTGTTGCTTTTCTTTCTTATTTCCTACCAACCCTCCTTGCATGACCTTATTTCTTAG